The Jiangella alba genome includes the window GGTGGTGGCGGTGCTGGCCGGGTACGCGTTCGCCCGTTACGACTTCCCGGGCAAGAACCTGCTGTTCCTGTCGGCGCTGGCGATCCTGATGATCCCGCATCCGACCATCCTGGTGCCGCTCTACCAGCTGTTCGGCTACGTGGGGCTGCAGAACTCGCTGGTCGGGCTGAGCCTCGTGCTGGTGATGTTCCAGCTGCCGTTCGCGCTGTTCATGATGCGCAACGCCTTCGAGGCGCTGCCCAAGGAGCTCGAGGAGAGCGCGCTGATGGACGGCTGCACGTCGTTCGGCGCGCTGCGCCGGGTGCTGCTGCGGGCGGTGCTGCCGTCGATGATCACGGTCGGGCTGTTCGCGTTCCTGGCGTCGTGGAACGAGTTCATCGCGCCGCTGATCTTCCTCAGCGACGGCGCCAAGTTCACCCTGCCGGTGGCGCTGGTGAGCCTGCGCAGCGGCGAGTTCGGCTCGGTCGACCTCGGCGCGCTGCAGGCCGGCATCGTCGTCACGGCGGTCCCCTGTGTGCTGATCTTCCTGCTGCTGCAGCGGCACTACATGCGCGGCTTCATGTCCGGCGCACTGAAAGGCTGACGATGACGACGGAGAGGACGGAACCGGGCGTGGACGGACGGGGCACGGTGGCGGCGGTGCGGCCGCGGACGGCGGGCCGGTACGAGCCGCTGGGGCTGGGCGAGGTGCGCATCGACGGCGGCTTCTGGGCCGACCGGCAGCGGCTGAACCGCGACGCGATCATCCCGCACTGCGACGAGTGGCTGGAGCGGGCCGGGTGGGTCGAGAACTTCCGCGCCGCCGTCGCCGGCACGCTGCCCGCCGCGCGGAAGGGCCGGCTGTTCACCGACTCCGACGTGTACAAGTACGTCGAGGCGCTGGCCTGGGAGACCGGCCGCGAGCCGGCGCCGTCGTCCGACGCGCGCATCGGCGAGCTGACGACGCTGTTCCGTTCCGTCCTCGAGCCCGACGGCTACCTCAACACGTTCTACGGCCGCGACGGCCAGCCGGAGCGCTACTCCGACCTCGCCTGGGGCCACGAGCTGTACTGCTACGGCCACCTCATCCAGGCCGCCGTCGCCCACGCCCGCACGAGCGGCCCCGACGACGACCTCGTCGCGCTGGGCGTCGCGGTGGCCGACCACGTCTGCGAGGTCTTCGGCCCGGACGGTGACCAGGGGATCTGCGGGCACCCGGAGATCGAGACCGCGTTGGTCGAGCTGTACCGCGTCACCGGCGAGCGGCGCTACCTGGACCAGGCTCGCGTCTTCGTCGACCGCCGCGGCCACGACACCCTCGGCGACACCATGTACGGCGGGGCCAGCTACTACCAGGACCGCCGCCCGATCCGCGAGCTGGACGCGTTCGAGGGCCACGCCGTGCGGGCGCTGTACCTCGCCGCGGGAGCGGTCGACGTCGCGGTCGAGACGGGCGACGACGCACTGCTCGACGCCGTCCGCCGTCAGTACGACCGCACGCTGGCCCGGCGCACGTACCTGCACGGCGGCATGGGCTCGCACCACCACGGCGAGACCTACGGCGCCGACTTCGAGCTGCCCGCCGACCGCGCGTACGCCGAGACCTGCGCCGCCGTCGCCTCCGTCATGCTGGCCTGGCGGCTGCTGCTGGCCACCGGCGACGAGCGGTACGGCGACGTCATCGAGCGGGCGCTGTTCAACGTGGTCGCGACCTGCCCGGCCGACGACGGCCGCGGCTTCCACTACGTCAACACGCTGCACCGGCGCGCCCCGAGCGTCGTCCCCGACGCCGAGAACCCGAGCCTGTTCCGCACCGGCGGCATGCGCTCGCCGTGGTTCACCACGTCCTGCTGCCCGACGAACGTCGCGCGGCTGCTGGCCTCGCTCGGCGGCTACCTGGCGACTGTCGACGACGGCGGCGTGCAGCTGCACCAGTACGCGGCCGGCACGGTGTCGGCGGCGCTGCCCGACGGCGCGGCCGTCCGGCTGAGCGTCACGACCCGCTACCCCGAGGACGGCGTCGTCGCGGTGCGGGTCGAGGCGGCGGACCGGCCGTTCGAGCTGTCACTGCGGGTGCCCGGCTGGGCGTCCGGCGCGACGCTGGCGGCCCGCGGCGGGGCGGCCGACGCCGTCGAGCCGGGCCGGGTGACGATCACCGTCGCCGCGGGCGACGAGGTGGTGCTGACGCTGCCGATGGCGCCGCGCGTCACCGTCGCCGACCCGCGCGTCGACGCCGTCCGCGGCTGTGTCGCCATCGAGCGCGGCCCGGTCGTCTACTGCGCCGAGTCCGTCGACCAGCCGGACGTCGACCTCGACCTGATCGCCGTCGGCCCCGACCCGGTCGAGCGGGACGGCATCATCGAGCTGGCCGGCACGACCGTCCCCGCGCCCGACGGCGACGACGCCGAGCCGCGCGCCGTGACGCTGCGGCTGACCCCGTACCACCAGTGGGGCAACCGCGGCGTCTCGACGATGCGGGTCTGGCTCCCCGCCGGGTGACTCAGCGGAACCGGGCGTTGGCGGGGTGGTCGGGCAGGTTGACGACGATCGCCTCGCCGCTGGTCCGCGCGACGACGATGCGGGCCGGCGCGGTGGTGGACGGGTTCTCCTCGACGTGGATCGCGCCGGCCGGCACGTAGACGAAGTCGCCGGCCTCGGCCACCACGTGCTCGCTCAGGTCGTCGCCGTACCACCAGCGGGTCACGCCGTCGAGCACCAGCACGGCGGTCTCGGACTCGCCGTGGTGGTGCACCTCGGTGGCATGCCCCGCAGGCAGTTCGGCGATGCCCATCCAGAGGCCGGCCGACCCCGTCATCGACGTCGAGACGGCGGACAGCCGCACCAGCCCGCCGGCCGTCTGGGCGGTGGCGCCGGACAGGTCGCCGCGGCGGACCAGCCGCACGGTCGCGTCGCTCATTCCTCGGTCCCTTCCACGGGCAGGAACACCCGCATCGTCGACGGGCCACGCAGGCCCCACAGGTACAGCGGCACCAGCGTCAGCTCGTGCTCGGTCGTCTCGGCCTCGGGCGCCGCCGGGGCGTACGGCCAGGCCGGCACCGTCGTCTCCGTCGTGGTGCGGACGGTGGTGGCGATGCCGACGGCGCCCGCGTCCAGCCCGTCGACCCCGGCCGGGACCTCGGTCAGCTTCGGCCGCGGGCCGGGCAGCGTGTGCCGGGCCTCGGCGGCGCCGCCGGGCACCTCGGCGCAGTAGACCAGCGGCCCCCGCTCGACGGCGACGGTGCCGTGCACCGCGTCGATCCGCGGGTCCGGGACGGTGAGCCGCGGCGTGGTGTCCAGCCGCAGCGTCAGCCGGTCGCCGGGCCGCCAGCCGCGTCGCGCCCGGGCCATCCCCGGCACGACGGACCGCACGTCGCCGCCGACCTCGACGCGGGCCGACCGTGCCCACGCCGGCACCCGGACCGCCAGCTCCCAGTCGCGCCCGTCCGCCTCGACCACCTCGATCTCGACGGTGCCGTCCCATGGGTAGGACGTGTGCACGCGCAGCACGACCCGCTGGCCGGCGACGTCGGTCGCGATGCGGGCCGCCGTCAGCTGGTGCAGCTGCAGCCCGCCGGCGTCGGTCGTCGCCACGTAGCCGGAGAACGACGCGAACAGCCGGGCCAGGTTCGTCGGGCAGCACGACACCCAGAACCACGGCGCCCGCGGGGTGTCCTTGCGGAACGGCGCCTCGTCGTCGCCCGGCTCCGGCAGCGGGTGCCGCACGTGCAGCGGGTTGACGTAGAGGAAGCGCTGCCCGCTCGGGTGCAGCGCGGTCGCGACCATGTTGAACAGCGCGCGCTCGGCGTGG containing:
- a CDS encoding cupin domain-containing protein, whose product is MSDATVRLVRRGDLSGATAQTAGGLVRLSAVSTSMTGSAGLWMGIAELPAGHATEVHHHGESETAVLVLDGVTRWWYGDDLSEHVVAEAGDFVYVPAGAIHVEENPSTTAPARIVVARTSGEAIVVNLPDHPANARFR
- a CDS encoding carbohydrate ABC transporter permease, which translates into the protein MSATTQAPARPAPPPTTATRRRRVGRAARSTGFYGFATALAVLFLSPLVWSSVRSVTGGQATGGEGTYGTKNYERLADYGEGLLVYLWNSVAVSALTVAGTLVVAVLAGYAFARYDFPGKNLLFLSALAILMIPHPTILVPLYQLFGYVGLQNSLVGLSLVLVMFQLPFALFMMRNAFEALPKELEESALMDGCTSFGALRRVLLRAVLPSMITVGLFAFLASWNEFIAPLIFLSDGAKFTLPVALVSLRSGEFGSVDLGALQAGIVVTAVPCVLIFLLLQRHYMRGFMSGALKG
- a CDS encoding glycoside hydrolase family 127 protein, translating into MDGRGTVAAVRPRTAGRYEPLGLGEVRIDGGFWADRQRLNRDAIIPHCDEWLERAGWVENFRAAVAGTLPAARKGRLFTDSDVYKYVEALAWETGREPAPSSDARIGELTTLFRSVLEPDGYLNTFYGRDGQPERYSDLAWGHELYCYGHLIQAAVAHARTSGPDDDLVALGVAVADHVCEVFGPDGDQGICGHPEIETALVELYRVTGERRYLDQARVFVDRRGHDTLGDTMYGGASYYQDRRPIRELDAFEGHAVRALYLAAGAVDVAVETGDDALLDAVRRQYDRTLARRTYLHGGMGSHHHGETYGADFELPADRAYAETCAAVASVMLAWRLLLATGDERYGDVIERALFNVVATCPADDGRGFHYVNTLHRRAPSVVPDAENPSLFRTGGMRSPWFTTSCCPTNVARLLASLGGYLATVDDGGVQLHQYAAGTVSAALPDGAAVRLSVTTRYPEDGVVAVRVEAADRPFELSLRVPGWASGATLAARGGAADAVEPGRVTITVAAGDEVVLTLPMAPRVTVADPRVDAVRGCVAIERGPVVYCAESVDQPDVDLDLIAVGPDPVERDGIIELAGTTVPAPDGDDAEPRAVTLRLTPYHQWGNRGVSTMRVWLPAG